A part of Ptychodera flava strain L36383 chromosome 11, AS_Pfla_20210202, whole genome shotgun sequence genomic DNA contains:
- the LOC139143510 gene encoding calcium-activated chloride channel regulator 4A-like, producing the protein MGNTQYSLVTIGTVFLCLSSVPFIECNICNPVRLINHGYGDVLIAIHESIPEDPLIVDKLKNIFTRASAHLHIATHQWTYFQNVTILIPKTWSNNLTEANATTERFDIANFVIDQPNPEYGDNPYTRQTRGCGEPGDFVHFTERWVTDEQYSWYYWGDPGKVTVHEWAHLRWGVFDEYPEDDDQHFYYDQNGRVEPTRCSESIVGESRDILNNYVRCNTDPDSGVMPGPGCKFFPDLEGNDAPASLMYANYLDSVIHFCHSDDSYSAGQAKHNRLARNKHNKQCHYQSIWDIMLKHDDFPNERTPFQEPLDITPSFLVVQEVDLRIVLVIDDSNSMKQNNRLDSMLQASTKYIGYTVPNNTWIGIVKFNNRASISSYLVQVDSMDTRKELIELLPRSTSSGTCIGCGLLEGVEVLEHGGNTAAGGILFLVTDGRETRGPYIKDVVDELAEKEVIVDTLALSDDADDALADLSDQTCGNSYWYSESPDSTALHDAYMDTILSRTSANVNTLVQLASYKTTIDSGDDYDNHTIIDSSIGRHTVFFIFWDLNRNPWVDVTITAPNGTIIDENSDNYLVDTRTHSIVIIIEGIAEPGHWLYHIKNTDSIDQVVEISIESKSASSTSAPLRLSSSSSSSLITESPPMVVIYADLFQGYQQVNNAKVTAIVERPSPYDAVELSLLDNGVGADITKDDGIYSAYFLDFVDAKCQRSCRYGIQVMANDEDGTAAVIGTAANSAAMPTDYSLIPEKGDPLPVGDFGRVASGGSFQVDNDVEIPSEDEDFYPPSRIVDLESPSSDYENQTITLEWTAVGDDFDQGIANHYDLRYSNTFDDILSDFENTTLVTNDDLVVGNLTSPLPAGCLETYVVLTNASGAGMTYYFAVRAVDTAGNEGAVSNIAQNTIVPTPIVDDGGLAGWEIFLICLMVVAVIAAISIVSVLIIVMRRSKKTEKGDIAETRVEGEPNQNAHAHNNPGYI; encoded by the exons ATGGGAAATACTCAGTATTCACTTGTCACCATCGGCACCGTGTTCCTTTGCCTGTCCTCAGTACCCTTTATAGAATGCAATATTTGTAATCCAGTGCGGCTCATAAACCATGGATACGGCGATGTGTTAATCGCCATACACGAAAGCATCCCGGAAGATCCTCTGATTGTCGACAAATTAAAG aatattttcacGAGAGCGTCAGCTCATTTGCACATCGCTACCCACCAGTGGACCTACTTCCAGAATGTCACCATCCTCATTCCTAAGACCTGGAGCAACAACTTGACAGAGGCGAACGCTACGACAGAGCGATTCGACATCGCCAACTTCGTCATCGATCAGCCGAATCCTGAGTACGGGGACAATCCGTACACACGCCAAACACGCGGTTGCGGTGAACCCGGTGATTTTGTCCACTTTACTGAAAGATGGGTGACAGATGAACAGTATAGCTGGTATTACTGGGGAGATCCAG GCAAAGTAACAGTCCACGAATGGGCGCATTTACGATGGGGTGTCTTTGACGAGTATCCCGAAGACGATGACCAGCACTTTTATTATGACCAGAATGGCCGTGTTGAGCCAACCAGGTGCTCAGAATCCATCGTCGGGGAGTCCAGGGATATCCTTAACAACTATGTCCGATGCAACACCGACCCGGACTCTGGAGTGATGCCGGGACCCGGATGTAAGTTTTTCCCTGATCTTGAAGGAAACGACGCGCCGGCGTCTCTCATGTATGCAAACTACCTGGACTCG GTGATTCATTTCTGTCACAGCGATGACAGCTATTCTGCCGGCCAGGCAAAACACAATCGATTGGCCagaaataaacacaacaaacagTGCCACTACCAGAGTATTTGGGATATCATGTTAAAACACGATGATTTCCCAAATGAGCGTACACCATTCCAAGAACCACTTGACATCACACCAAGCTTCCTGGTTGTGCAGGAAGTGGATTTGAGAATAGTTCTGGTTATCGATGATTCGAACAGCATGAAACAG AATAATCGACTAGATTCGATGCTACAAGCAAGCACGAAATACATCGGCTACACAGTGCCGAACAACACATGGATAGGCATTGTAAAGTTCAACAATAGAGCAAGCATTAGTTCATATTTAGTTCAAGTTGACAGTATGGACACGAGAAAAGAACTGATAGAATTGCTCCCTAGAAGTACTAGTAGTGGTACTTGTATCGGATGTGGCCTTCTGGAAGGGGTTGAG GTCTTGGAACACGGGGGCAACACCGCAGCTGGCGGGATACTCTTCCTTGTCACCGATGGACGGGAAACTCGAGGTCCGTATATAAAAGATGTTGTGGACGAACTGGCCGAGAAAGAGGTAATCGTCGATACACTGGCTCTGAGTGACGATGCCGATGATGCATTGGCCGATTTGTCTGACCAGACGTGTGGGAATTCGTACTGGTATTCGGAAAGCCCCGATTCGACGGCTTTACACGATGCTTACATGGACACCATTCTCAGTCGTACCAGTGCTAATGTCAACACTCTGGTACAG CTTGCTAGCTACAAGACGACAATCGACAGTGGAGATGATTATGACAATCACACGATCATTGACTCTTCCATTGGTCGACACACCGTCTTTTTCATATTCTGGGACTTGAACAGAAATCCGTGGGTTGACGTCACCATTACAGCTCCTAACGGCACCATTATCGATGAGAATTCGGATAATTATCTTGTAGACAcgagaacacacagcatcgtcaTCATAATTGAAGGAATCGCCGAG CCAGGGCACTGGTTGTACCACATTAAAAACACTGACTCAATAGATCAGGTGGTGGAAATATCAATAGAATCGAAGTCTGCCAGTTCGACTTCAGCCCCACTGAGATTATCGTCAAGCAGCAGCTCTAGTCTAATCACAGAATCACCGCCAATGGTCGTTATATACGCCGACCTCTTCCAAGGCTACCAACAGGTCAACAATGCCAAGGTCACGGCCATAGTTGAAAGGCCAAGTCCGTACGATGCTGTTGAGCTGTCCCTTCTAGACAATGGTGTTG GTGCTGATATCACAAAAGATGATGGCATCTACTCTGCCTATTTCCTGGATTTTGTCGACGCGAAATGCCAGAGGTCTTGTCGCTATGGGATACAAGTCATGGCAAATGATGAGGATGGTACGGCTGCTGTCATTGGCACGGCTGCGAATTCTGCCGCCATGCCAACCGATTACT CATTAATCCCCGAGAAGGGCGACCCACTACCCGTCGGAGACTTTGGCCGCGTAGCCTCGGGTGGGTCTTTCCAAGTTGACAATGACGTCGAAATACCGAGTGAGGACGAAGACTTCTATCCCCCGTCAAGAATCGTGGATCTAGAGAGTCCCAGTTCGGACTACGAGAATCAGACAATCACTCTCGAGTGGACAGCTGTGGGAGATGATTTCGATCAGGGGATAG CGAATCACTATGACTTGCGTTATTCCAATACCTTCGATGACATCTTAAGTGACTTTGAAAATACTACTTTGGTCACCAACGACGATCTTGTCGTCGGAAACCTGACATCACCTTTGCCAGCGGGCTGTTTGGAAACGTACGTTGTGTTGACAAATGCAAGCGGTGCGGGAATGACCTACTACTTCGCCGTCCGAGCTGTTGACACCGCCGGCAATGAGGGCGCTGTCTCGAACATCGCACAGAACACTATTGTCCCGACTCCGATCGTCGATGACGGCGGGTTGGCAGGATGGGAGATATTTCTTATCTGTTTGATGGTTGTCGCGGTCATAGCTGCCATATCCATAGTCTCAGTGTTGATAATTGTGATGAGGCGATCGAAGAAAACTGAAAAAGGCGATATTGCCGAAACACGAGTTGAAGGAGAACCTAACCAGAACGCGCATGCCCACAACAATCCAGGTTACATCTGA